DNA sequence from the Streptomyces sp. MST-110588 genome:
ACGATCCACGAGACCGTCGGCACGAAGATGCAGCAGGTCGACGCGCTGGACGTACCGGCCGACGGCCAACTGGAGCTGGCCCGCGGCGGCAATCACCTGATGTTCATGGGGCTGAAGAGGAAGCCGGTCAAGGGCGACAAGGTCACCGTCGAGCTGCACTTCGAGAAGTCCGGGCCGGTCAAGGTCGACGTACCGGTCGAGGCGAGCACCTTCGTACCGAAGAAGAAATAGCCCAGCAGTCCGAGCAGTCCATGCAGTCCCAGCAGTTCATGCAGTTGCAGTCCGAGCCGAAGAAGAAGTGAGGGGACACCCGCCATGTCCACCACCGCCCTCCGCGCTCCCGGGGTCACCGGCCGCGCCGCCATCGGGTTGCGGCCGGTGCTGCGGCCACTGCTGCTCGTCGCGGCCGTGCTCGGCGCGCTACTGGCCGGCGCCGCCCCCGCCTCGGCCCACGCCGCGCTGACCGGCAGCACTCCCGCGCAGGGATCGGTGGTGGACCGCGTCCCCGAGCAGGTCGCCCTCACCTTCTCCGAGGGCGTCCTGATGGGGGACGACTCGATCCGCGTCCTGGATCCGCGGGGCAAGCGCGTGGACCGCGGCCATCTGCGCAACCTGTGCAGCGGCGGCACCGTCAAGTACGGTGCCGGGCTGCCCCCCGGCCTGCCCGACGGCACGTACACCGTGGCCTGGCAGGCCGTCTCCGCCGACAGCCACCCGGTCGCCGGCGCCTTCACCTTCTCCGTCGGTGCGCCCTCCAGGACCAGCGCGCCACTGCCCCAGCAGGAGGCCGGCGGCGGCGTGGTGGGCGCCCTGTACGGCATCGCCCGATACCTCGCCTACGCCGGGTTCGTCGTGCTGGTGGGCGGCGCGGCGTTCGTTCTGCTCTGCCGTCCGGCCGCGGCCCGCGTACGGTCCGTACAGCGCCTGGTCGTACGGGGCTGGGCCGTACTGACCGCCGCCACGATCGCGATGCTGCTGCTGCGCGCGCCGTACACCGGATCGGGCGACCTCGCCGACGTCTTCGACCTCGGCGGGCTGCGGGACGTGCTGACGACCAAGCCGGGCGCGGCCCTGGTCTCGCGGCTGCTGCTGCTCGCCGCCGCGGCACTGTTCGTCGCGGTGCTCTTCGGCGCGTACGCCCGCGCGCAGGAAGCCGGCGCCGGCGCCGCACCCGGAGGCGGCGCCACGGATACCGACGACAGTGCGGACGCCACGGATACCGACGACAGTGCGGACGCCGCGGACACCGGGGCCACCGCGGACGCCGAGGACGACAAGCGCCGCAAGGACCTCTCTTTCGGTCTCGGCATCGGCGGAGCGATCCTCGCCACCGGCCTCGCCGCGACCTGGGCGATGGCCGAGCACGCCTCCACCGGTGTGCAGCCCGGCATCGCCATGCCCGTCGACGTCCTGCACCTGCTGGCCGTCGCCACCTGGCTCGGCGGCCTGGTCGCCCTCCTCGTCTCGCTCTACCGTGGCCCGGCCGTCGAACGTTCCGGTGTCCAGCGCTTCTCGCGGCTGGCGTTCGGCTCCGTACTGGTCCTGGTGGTCACCGGGATCTACCAGTCCTGGCGCCAGGTCGGTACCTGGTCGGCGCTGGGCGGCACCTCCTACGGCCGGCTGCTGCTCGTCAAGATCGGCCTGGTACTCGTCCTCGTGGGCATCGCCTGGGTGTCGCGGCGCTGGACGGCGCGGCTCGGCGAGGGCCCGGCCGCCGAGGCGGAGGCCGCCGCGGTCCTGGAGTCCAGCACGGTCCTGGAGTCCAGCGCCGACGACCTGAAGTCAGGGAGCGGGAGCGCAAGAGACGGCCGTACGGCAGACGGCACCGCAAGCGGCCGTACGCAGGACGGCGGCTCGGGACCGGACCGTGAGCTGGTCACCGTCCCCCCCGACCCGGCCCGCGCCGCCCAGCTAGCCCGCCAGCGCGCCGCCGCTGCCGCCGCCCGCGACAAGCGCGTCCGCGACGCCGACCCCGAGCGCTGCGGGCTGCGCCGT
Encoded proteins:
- a CDS encoding copper resistance protein CopC, with the protein product MSTTALRAPGVTGRAAIGLRPVLRPLLLVAAVLGALLAGAAPASAHAALTGSTPAQGSVVDRVPEQVALTFSEGVLMGDDSIRVLDPRGKRVDRGHLRNLCSGGTVKYGAGLPPGLPDGTYTVAWQAVSADSHPVAGAFTFSVGAPSRTSAPLPQQEAGGGVVGALYGIARYLAYAGFVVLVGGAAFVLLCRPAAARVRSVQRLVVRGWAVLTAATIAMLLLRAPYTGSGDLADVFDLGGLRDVLTTKPGAALVSRLLLLAAAALFVAVLFGAYARAQEAGAGAAPGGGATDTDDSADATDTDDSADAADTGATADAEDDKRRKDLSFGLGIGGAILATGLAATWAMAEHASTGVQPGIAMPVDVLHLLAVATWLGGLVALLVSLYRGPAVERSGVQRFSRLAFGSVLVLVVTGIYQSWRQVGTWSALGGTSYGRLLLVKIGLVLVLVGIAWVSRRWTARLGEGPAAEAEAAAVLESSTVLESSADDLKSGSGSARDGRTADGTASGRTQDGGSGPDRELVTVPPDPARAAQLARQRAAAAAARDKRVRDADPERCGLRRSVLAEASVAVVLLAVTTVLTSTEPARTEEAVRAAGGAAQSADANQPLVLNVPFDTGGTRGKGTVRVDLDPARSGSANDLHLRVADPDGKTMDIPEVKVSFTLKAKGLGPLPVTADHVSEGHWSARGVRLPVPGQWRLAVTVRTSDIDQVTETRNVKIN